From the genome of Scleropages formosus chromosome 25, fSclFor1.1, whole genome shotgun sequence:
GGTGGCGTTCTCAGCTGGACTGGCTTCACTGATTCGTGTCAGTAGCATCACTGGGTAACAAATCTAACACAGAGGACTTTGTGGATGTTGGATCCGTTGTTTAATAAGTTTACTAGTaccttacagttttttttttttttttttttaaacaataaaaccaaAGGGAAAAAGCTGATCCCACTTACACTGAAATGCCCGTAGCAGTGCCCGCTAAGGATGGAGCAGACCAGCATGTTGACATCCTGCCCTTGTGTTATTCCATGGTGTGTGTAAGGCAGTGTAAACACAGTTGTATGACCACCCATCTTCTTGCCCCACAGAGCCCCTGGTTCTGGGACCTGAGCGAGTGCTGGAAGGGGTATCCTCTGCAAGTGGGTACATCCCTACCCCCTGCCACACAATGGGAGGAAATGGGCTAATCTTTGATCCCCAACAGCCACACGATGTATTGTGTACATTCTGTGGTTGCAGATGGTTATGTAGCGGTGCAGGTGGTCAGTGCTTTGTTTGACATTTCTGTGGGAATCTCAAAAAATGTCCTCTTAAGACACCGAAATTGACAATAAGCCCCTGTTCAGCCAACCCTTCGTATGCCTCGACGATAAGCCTTTGCctgacaaatttaattttaggtGTTAATTCATCACGTTACTTGTCCGGCCTTTTCGCCCCTCAGAAACATCTTGGTGGACAAAGTGGGTGGACATCTGCTTGTGTGTATGGACTGTGGTTATTCACATGCTACGAATCACGCCTTAATAAGGGTGTTTAGTAAGTTACTTGGGTATTATTCCTTAGCTATTGCTCAGATGGTCTTTTTACTAAACTGTCGTATTAAAACTGGCGAAAGCACAACCATTTCTTAGAGCCCCGCTGTCAGATGAGTCATAATTCCGGATTGTCGAGCAAGTTGACCGGTGAAATCAGCCGTTTTTTGATTCTGTTGTTGCCTTGCAGTGCTTTTTCTGAGTCTTCGATATCAtcggacttttttttttttttagttttgcatGTAGGCCCACAGAAACGATGGCTATGGGCCTGGTGTTTTTGGCTCTGCGTCCGCTCTGTGGGTCTTGGGAGGCTCAGGCTCCCGTCTCTGGtttactgcaggaggtggagcCGGCTCACTACTGGTACTACGTGCTGGAGCTTGGCTTCTACTGgtcactgctgctctgtgtgtctgtggatgTCAAGCGTAAGGTGAGGCCCTGTTCCCAGACCTGCCACTTTATGATGTACTCTGGAGCTTTTGGCCAAGTGTTCATGAGTGCTAACATCGCTTGCTCTGCAGCCCAGTCCCTGGGGTGTTGAATGTTCACTGGGGAGTGTGTGGGCTTCCCTAGGTATCCCTAGGAAAGAACACTGGAGTGTGTCCTGCAGTTTCCAGTGACATCTGACTCTTGGCGTGTCCTTCATAGTGTTTCTGCACCAGCACTCAGTAGCAAGCCTAATTACAGTTTTCTATATGGTGCTCTTGAAAGAAATATGacagcaaaatatatttaaaaaaattaatgccaGTAAGGAAATGGAAACAATGCcattgtgtttgctttttttgacacttttatTCATCTTTGTTCCCTGTATTGACTCCAGGACTTTAGGGAACAGATCATTCACCATGTAGCTGCCATTGTCCTGCTTGGTTTCTCCTACTGCTCCAATTATGTGCGTGTTGGCACACTAGTGATGCTGGTGCACGACTCCTCGGACTTCCTGTTAGAGGTGAGAGTGGGTCAGGGGTCCTCCAAGGCTACCATTCACTGTAGATCCCCTCCTTAGGGGCTTGGAGCAGCTCTACGTGACAGATGCTCACTGTCAATGCTTAGGTTATACGATCCAACCTTATTCATGCTATCATCCATTGTCAATTTTATGGcacttctgtaaataaaatgcacctCTGGCTTTTCAgataaaatacatatgtaaTTTTTGGACAACAGTTGAATGATTAATCCTTCTTGACTTTTGGCCTTAGGCATGTTCGTTTATAATGTTAAATGTCATATTTCCACTACTGTACAACAGAAAAGCTTCAAtttttctctttggagaagGCCCAGGTGGAGCTCTTGTGATGCCCGGTTGCAATTTCGTGTGATGAGGGAATGACTGACCGATAGACAGGTTTTCTGTCTTGTGTCTTGTCCCCCACCCCGAAGACAGACCTTCACTCTGTGTTCACGTTCTCTCCACAGTCCGCCAAGATGTTCAACTACGCAGGCTGGAGGAAGACTTGTGATGGCTTGTTTGTGCTTTTCGCAGTTGCCTTCCTGGTGACACGTCTGGTGGTGTTCCCCAGCAAGTAAGACTGAATTATTCTTTGTCTTGCTGTTACACAACTAGCTGATTAttcccattacatttacatggattcatttatcagatgcttttctccaaagtgacgtacatctcagagaaaatacaatgtgttcattacattaggagaaagagagacttggatgcagacgtgtgattcttaagtaaacttagtttgtttctttccacttgatgcaccgatgttcatcgctcaagtagattcataaaactcagaatagacgaatcctgataaccttcctacagatatatatatatatatatatatatatatatatatatatatatatatttttttttttttttttttaaaaaaaggtacacaaacatttacatataatacaggactagcggctgtgtaaaggcttatctgggtatgatGTTAAAGTCACagtatatgaacatttacaacatacatgagctggagagatcttgggcgaagtgagtccggaaaaggagagttttcagacccttcttgaatctagatagagtttctgcagttctgagtgacagggaaaggtcattccaccacaacggaggcaGAACCTAGAACCACcgcgctttacttttcgtgtgcgggaccaccaaatgagcagaagtagacaagcataggggtctggttggggtgtagcggttgatcaagacctgtaaatagttgggagcagttctattgatgcatttgtaggcaataaccagggtcttgaatttgattcgggcagctataggaagccagtgcagagaaatgaaaagaggagatacgtgggaacgctttggcaaatcaaacgcaacttgtaccgcggtattctgtttcggctgtagaggtttgatgacagtagcaggaaggccacggGAGAGAGTTGCGGTacccagacaggatgtcaccttggcctggacaagtagttgggcagagtcattATTTCAGGGAAGAGGTATAGGAAGTGAACTATATGGGCTTTGCTAAATCTGTTTGCATATTGGGTAATGTGCAGTTATGGTGTTTGAGGACCAAGGGACGCTGTAGCTAAGGGGAAGAGAGACTTGCTCTCAAGACTTCAGACTGGGTCTTTCGGTCTGACTACATCCTCATCTTGACTTCCAGAGTGATCCACACAACCCTGATTCTTTCCATGGAGGTCTTTAAACCCTTCTTTGGCTATTACTTCTTCAATGGCCTCCTCCTGGTGCTACAAGCGCTGCACATCTTCTGGGCGTGGCTCATCCTACGCATGGTCTACAAGTTCCTCTACTCAGGCAAGGTgagccaccccaccccacgtTACCAGGTCTTGGGCTACATGGCAGATTGGGAATGCGCTGCCTGGAAGTAATTGCTGTTCCGTGAATACCGCTGTGCAGGTGGAGCGGGATGAACGCAGCGATGAGGAGAGTGAACCTGGGGAGAACGACGAAGGGGATGGAGAGCATCCGCAGTGGGAGAAGAGGAAAGGCGCTCTCAACTCTAGGCTGTCTGTACTGGCCAATAACTGTGTCATCAGCAAGCTGACCAGTCAGAGGTGCAGCAAGAATGGTATGGTGCCCAAGGGCAGGTAGAGCCTCTGCAGCCTCAGAGGGGGCAGCCTGGGGAGTGTGGACCAGTAGATATGGGTTTCTttacttttgtttgctttttgagAATCGGGAGTGACACACGTGACGGAAAACGTGTCGATCCGAAGCTCCAGTCGCAGTCTGTGTGCAGAAGGCCTCACACAATCTGCTTCGTTCCAGTCTAGTCTCCAAGCCTGCGGGGGCCAGCTGCAGGTGTCTCGTGGTCTTTATCAccgaaaacaatttaaaacactgaacagaTTGCTCAGCACAAGCAGTGGGAGGAAAATTGTGAGCGAGAActttgaataaatacatttatttattggacaGGGTTCTTGTTCTGCATTAGACTTGCATGTACACATTTAAGCAGTCCCTTCATTTCAAGTTTCATATTAACACAATTAGTGTAACTGGATGACTACTAAAAAGTACACGGTGTTTAGTACTCTTGGTGACACAGGTAAAGTATGCCTGTAGCTAAAGTCTAATATGGAAACTTCATTTGAATAACTGCCAATAATGTACTTTAGTCCTGTAAAATGAAA
Proteins encoded in this window:
- the LOC108921609 gene encoding ceramide synthase 2-like isoform X3, with the protein product MELLDQWLWRQEYWLPPGITWQDMQAGESVRHPRPRDLLLTLPLALGYICLRHFFERLVALPLGRWLGVRDRVRVPPAAVPALETFYTDRTHQPSQTEVLSLAKQCDLPYKQVEMWFHRRRNLDRPSNTKKFCEACWRFAFYLVAFSAGLASLIRSPWFWDLSECWKGYPLQEVEPAHYWYYVLELGFYWSLLLCVSVDVKRKDFREQIIHHVAAIVLLGFSYCSNYVRVGTLVMLVHDSSDFLLESAKMFNYAGWRKTCDGLFVLFAVAFLVTRLVVFPSKVIHTTLILSMEVFKPFFGYYFFNGLLLVLQALHIFWAWLILRMVYKFLYSGKVERDERSDEESEPGENDEGDGEHPQWEKRKGALNSRLSVLANNCVISKLTSQRCSKNGMVPKGR
- the LOC108921609 gene encoding ceramide synthase 2-like isoform X1, which encodes MSVWTCVRVNIGSGFSFLLGPYLGQRNKTGETGRAPRQQRGQVGPRHVTPLHPSGRDVTRRAVNRGACERWSSWPRRTAFPRAHRCHRMELLDQWLWRQEYWLPPGITWQDMQAGESVRHPRPRDLLLTLPLALGYICLRHFFERLVALPLGRWLGVRDRVRVPPAAVPALETFYTDRTHQPSQTEVLSLAKQCDLPYKQVEMWFHRRRNLDRPSNTKKFCEACWRFAFYLVAFSAGLASLIRSPWFWDLSECWKGYPLQEVEPAHYWYYVLELGFYWSLLLCVSVDVKRKDFREQIIHHVAAIVLLGFSYCSNYVRVGTLVMLVHDSSDFLLESAKMFNYAGWRKTCDGLFVLFAVAFLVTRLVVFPSKVIHTTLILSMEVFKPFFGYYFFNGLLLVLQALHIFWAWLILRMVYKFLYSGKVERDERSDEESEPGENDEGDGEHPQWEKRKGALNSRLSVLANNCVISKLTSQRCSKNGMVPKGR
- the LOC108921609 gene encoding ceramide synthase 2-like isoform X2: MSFTEKEKHINHHKADRMELLDQWLWRQEYWLPPGITWQDMQAGESVRHPRPRDLLLTLPLALGYICLRHFFERLVALPLGRWLGVRDRVRVPPAAVPALETFYTDRTHQPSQTEVLSLAKQCDLPYKQVEMWFHRRRNLDRPSNTKKFCEACWRFAFYLVAFSAGLASLIRSPWFWDLSECWKGYPLQEVEPAHYWYYVLELGFYWSLLLCVSVDVKRKDFREQIIHHVAAIVLLGFSYCSNYVRVGTLVMLVHDSSDFLLESAKMFNYAGWRKTCDGLFVLFAVAFLVTRLVVFPSKVIHTTLILSMEVFKPFFGYYFFNGLLLVLQALHIFWAWLILRMVYKFLYSGKVERDERSDEESEPGENDEGDGEHPQWEKRKGALNSRLSVLANNCVISKLTSQRCSKNGMVPKGR